A single genomic interval of Bradyrhizobium sp. sBnM-33 harbors:
- the tnpB gene encoding IS66 family insertion sequence element accessory protein TnpB (TnpB, as the term is used for proteins encoded by IS66 family insertion elements, is considered an accessory protein, since TnpC, encoded by a neighboring gene, is a DDE family transposase.), producing the protein MIPIPTGVRVWLATGHTDMRKGFASLSLQVQEVLRRDPLSGHLFCFRGRRGDLLKERRPQTASVGIMDCAHDFARPSYAMGDTTFLTAAPSRSRLTRAVISSHRYLLRYCFTAAQYRSR; encoded by the coding sequence ATGATTCCAATCCCTACAGGAGTTCGGGTGTGGTTGGCGACGGGCCATACCGACATGCGCAAAGGCTTCGCTTCTTTGTCGTTGCAAGTGCAAGAGGTGCTGCGCCGCGATCCGCTGAGCGGTCATTTGTTCTGCTTCCGCGGACGCAGAGGCGATCTCTTGAAGGAGAGGAGGCCGCAGACCGCTTCAGTAGGGATCATGGACTGCGCTCATGACTTTGCTCGACCGAGCTACGCCATGGGGGACACGACCTTTCTCACTGCCGCCCCGTCGCGTTCTCGATTAACTCGCGCTGTGATTTCATCACACCGCTATTTGCTGCGATATTG
- a CDS encoding IS66 family insertion sequence element accessory protein TnpB, producing the protein MSEQRLVAATARRYGLSRSLLVTWRRAFAPNGAQSGAGFVRAVVAEDGPVRSVALSSQGATSHATERRIEIELTGGRRIIVDASVDVEALGRIVGVLDRR; encoded by the coding sequence ATGTCCGAGCAGCGTCTGGTTGCGGCGACGGCGCGTCGATATGGCCTGTCGCGTTCTCTGCTGGTGACCTGGCGAAGGGCATTCGCACCGAACGGAGCCCAATCCGGGGCTGGCTTTGTCAGAGCGGTTGTGGCGGAGGATGGGCCGGTTAGGTCAGTGGCGCTTTCGTCGCAGGGCGCGACATCGCATGCGACGGAGCGGCGAATTGAGATCGAGCTGACAGGTGGACGGCGCATCATTGTCGACGCGAGCGTCGACGTTGAGGCGCTTGGCAGGATCGTCGGGGTTCTGGATCGGCGATGA
- a CDS encoding MFS transporter, which yields MTDSPKRQTFSADGITAPLRHATFRRIWLASLLSNLGALIRSVGAAWAMTQMTSAADMVALVQTALMLPVMLISMPAGAIADMRDRRIVALVSLTISLAGATALTTLAWLGLVTPNLLLVLCFVVGSGVALMDPAWQSSVSEQVPSEALPAAVALNSISYNIARSVGPAIGGIVVAAAGAVAAFALNALLYLPLMLALFLWKRGTEPSRLPPEKLNRAIVSGVRYIINSPSIKIVLTRSMVTGVIGGAIIALMPLVARDLLHGGAETYGIMLGAFGLGAVVGALNITEVRKRMSGEAAIRACALSMGGAFAAVALSREPVLTAAALVLAGAVWMMTWVLFSVGVQLSAPRWVAGRSLAAYQAASSGGIAVGSWGWGRLTDVAGVDTALLVTAALMLASPLLGLWLPMPRINARDEEPEMLEDPKVRLALTGRSGPLVVEIEYRIRQENARAFHNLMQDVQLFRQRNGAYGWSIARDIADPELWTERYHCPTWLDYLRQRNRSTQSERALDRQAEAFHVGPEPVHVRRMLERPFGSVRWKEEAPDRAANSALPGICKRRGEQ from the coding sequence ATGACGGATTCGCCGAAGCGCCAGACGTTCAGTGCCGACGGCATCACCGCGCCGCTCCGCCATGCCACCTTTCGGCGCATCTGGCTGGCGAGCCTGCTCTCCAATCTGGGAGCCCTGATTCGGAGCGTGGGCGCCGCTTGGGCGATGACGCAGATGACATCGGCGGCCGACATGGTAGCACTGGTGCAGACCGCGCTGATGCTGCCGGTCATGCTGATCTCGATGCCGGCCGGCGCGATCGCCGATATGCGTGACCGGCGCATCGTGGCGCTCGTCTCGCTCACTATCTCGCTCGCAGGCGCGACCGCATTGACGACGCTCGCCTGGCTCGGTCTGGTCACGCCAAACTTGTTGCTGGTGCTGTGCTTTGTGGTCGGCAGCGGCGTGGCGCTAATGGACCCTGCCTGGCAATCCTCGGTCAGCGAGCAGGTGCCCTCGGAAGCGCTGCCCGCCGCAGTCGCGCTGAACAGCATCAGTTACAATATCGCGCGCAGCGTGGGCCCGGCGATCGGCGGGATCGTCGTTGCGGCCGCCGGCGCAGTGGCTGCGTTCGCGCTCAACGCGCTGCTATATCTGCCGCTGATGCTTGCTCTGTTCCTGTGGAAACGCGGCACTGAACCCTCACGCCTGCCGCCTGAGAAACTCAACCGCGCCATCGTTTCAGGCGTGCGCTACATCATCAATTCGCCATCGATCAAGATTGTGTTGACCCGCTCCATGGTTACGGGGGTGATCGGCGGGGCGATCATTGCGCTGATGCCGCTGGTCGCGCGCGATCTCCTGCATGGAGGCGCCGAGACCTATGGCATCATGCTCGGCGCCTTTGGTTTGGGCGCGGTGGTCGGTGCGCTCAACATCACCGAGGTGCGAAAGCGGATGAGCGGTGAGGCAGCGATCCGCGCCTGCGCGCTGTCCATGGGTGGGGCGTTTGCCGCAGTGGCGCTGAGCCGCGAGCCGGTCTTGACGGCGGCCGCGCTGGTTTTGGCAGGGGCCGTCTGGATGATGACATGGGTGCTTTTCAGCGTTGGCGTGCAGCTGTCGGCTCCGCGCTGGGTGGCTGGGCGATCGCTCGCAGCCTATCAGGCAGCGAGTTCGGGCGGGATCGCCGTTGGTAGCTGGGGATGGGGCCGTCTGACCGATGTCGCTGGCGTCGACACGGCGCTCCTGGTCACGGCCGCCTTGATGCTCGCCTCCCCGCTCCTCGGGCTGTGGCTGCCCATGCCGCGCATCAACGCGCGGGACGAAGAGCCTGAGATGCTCGAGGATCCCAAGGTGCGGCTGGCGCTGACCGGACGCAGCGGGCCGCTTGTGGTGGAGATCGAATATCGGATCAGGCAAGAGAACGCGCGGGCCTTCCATAATTTGATGCAGGACGTCCAGCTGTTTCGCCAGCGCAACGGCGCCTATGGCTGGTCGATTGCCCGCGATATTGCCGATCCCGAACTGTGGACGGAGCGCTATCACTGCCCGACATGGCTCGATTATTTGCGCCAGCGCAACCGCTCGACCCAGTCGGAGCGCGCGCTGGATCGGCAAGCTGAGGCTTTCCACGTCGGTCCTGAGCCCGTGCACGTCCGACGCATGCTGGAGCGCCCGTTCGGATCGGTGCGCTGGAAGGAGGAGGCGCCCGACCGCGCCGCGAACAGCGCTTTGCCTGGAATTTGCAAGCGCCGTGGAGAGCAGTAG
- the ggt gene encoding gamma-glutamyltransferase, with the protein MRNFHLAGRSTVHSRNAMVATSHPQAAFAALEVLKEGGTAVDAAVAACALLGVIEPQATGIGGDCFALIQPRSEGKIFAYNGSGRAPKVANADWYLERGMHAVPLTSAHAVSIPGAIDAWETIVRAHGRFGLDRLLEPAIKAAEEGYVVAPRVAFDWKNQFEKLKKGTNTGRYLLPNGNPAVAGDVIRQPELGKTLRAIAAKGRDAFYTGEIAADMVETLRGIGGLHTLEDFATHTTEVTSPIGTGYKDFDVWQCPPNGPGITMLVMLNILSRFDLMRYGPLSVERFHLEAEAARIAFMMREENVADPAHVKVDVARILVKEFAEDYISKIRMDGLLDLPNAAPPMNPSTVYITVVDRDLNACSFISSIAHQFGSAIVSNRTGILLQNRAGGFRVQPGHPNCIAGGKRPLHTLIPCLVTKNGRAVMPYGVMGGQYQPVGQVHVLTNLLDYGCDVQEAIDMPRGLHYEGVYQLEQGVPAAVVEGLKKIGHKTINLLSPLGGGQAIWIDWDKGTLIGGSDPRKDGCALGY; encoded by the coding sequence ATGAGGAATTTTCATCTGGCCGGCCGCTCCACGGTCCATTCCCGGAACGCCATGGTGGCGACGTCGCATCCGCAAGCCGCGTTCGCAGCGCTCGAAGTACTCAAGGAGGGCGGCACTGCAGTTGATGCGGCGGTCGCAGCCTGCGCCCTATTAGGCGTGATCGAGCCGCAGGCGACCGGTATTGGCGGCGACTGCTTTGCCTTGATCCAGCCGCGCAGCGAGGGCAAGATTTTTGCGTATAACGGCTCAGGCCGTGCGCCGAAGGTTGCGAACGCGGACTGGTATCTGGAGCGCGGCATGCACGCGGTGCCACTGACCTCGGCACATGCGGTCAGCATACCAGGTGCAATCGATGCGTGGGAGACGATCGTGCGCGCTCATGGCAGGTTCGGTCTCGACCGTCTGCTAGAACCCGCGATCAAGGCCGCCGAAGAGGGGTATGTCGTTGCGCCGCGTGTCGCGTTCGATTGGAAGAACCAGTTCGAGAAGCTGAAGAAAGGCACCAACACAGGTCGCTATCTCCTACCGAACGGCAATCCTGCGGTCGCCGGCGACGTGATCCGCCAGCCCGAACTCGGCAAGACCTTGCGGGCAATTGCAGCGAAAGGTCGCGATGCGTTCTATACTGGCGAGATCGCAGCCGATATGGTGGAGACGCTACGCGGTATTGGCGGCCTGCACACGCTGGAAGACTTTGCCACGCATACGACCGAGGTGACATCGCCGATTGGCACCGGCTACAAGGACTTCGATGTCTGGCAATGTCCGCCGAACGGGCCCGGGATCACCATGCTGGTGATGCTCAATATTCTGTCGCGATTTGATCTGATGAGATACGGCCCCCTCAGTGTCGAGCGTTTCCATCTTGAAGCGGAGGCCGCGCGGATCGCTTTTATGATGCGCGAGGAGAATGTGGCCGATCCCGCGCATGTCAAAGTGGACGTGGCGAGGATCCTCGTGAAGGAATTCGCTGAAGACTATATCAGCAAGATAAGGATGGATGGGCTGCTCGATCTGCCCAATGCGGCTCCCCCGATGAATCCTTCGACGGTCTACATCACTGTAGTCGACAGGGATCTCAACGCGTGCTCATTTATCAGCTCGATCGCGCATCAGTTCGGATCTGCGATCGTCTCGAACAGAACTGGCATCCTCCTGCAAAATCGTGCCGGCGGGTTCCGCGTCCAGCCGGGTCATCCCAATTGCATTGCGGGCGGAAAGCGGCCACTGCACACGCTCATCCCCTGCCTCGTCACCAAGAATGGCCGCGCCGTGATGCCATATGGCGTGATGGGCGGGCAATACCAGCCCGTCGGTCAGGTACACGTGCTGACGAATCTGCTGGACTATGGCTGCGATGTGCAGGAAGCAATCGATATGCCGCGCGGCCTTCATTATGAGGGCGTTTATCAGCTCGAACAGGGGGTTCCGGCTGCAGTTGTTGAGGGCCTCAAAAAGATCGGGCACAAGACGATCAACCTGCTGTCACCTCTGGGCGGAGGACAGGCGATCTGGATCGACTGGGACAAGGGCACGCTCATCGGTGGCTCAGATCCGCGCAAGGACGGCTGCGCTCTCGGTTACTGA
- a CDS encoding amidase, producing the protein MQNLIRESACGVIEKLKGGEVTPLDLLDVLERRIAEIDGKVNALPILCFDRAREHAMALMKRAVAERGLLAGLPVPIKDLTDVAGVRNTLGSPIFKNNVPARSDILVERLEENGGVVYAKSNTPEFGAGANTFNEVFGATLNPWDTSRSAAGSSGGAAVALATGMAWLAHGSDMGGSTRNPASFCSVVGLRTSIGRVAHTPKFKVDRNLGLPGPMARNVEDLALLLDAMSGEHPADPLSLPKLPHSFLSAARSGKGPKRVAYSPDLGITPVDPQVAAITRKAAARFAEGGAIVEEAHPDFREAHECFHVLRAFDFAVSKAALLRKHRELLKPEIIWNIEEGLKLTVEQIERAETQRTAMTERALEFFKTYDLLLTPATIVEPFPVQERYVTECAGKRFDNYVEWLAIAYAITLACCPALSLPCGFTSSGLPVGLQMVAAPRGEAQLLAGAKMLEDILGLRDATPIEPREPR; encoded by the coding sequence GTGCAAAACTTGATCCGCGAGAGTGCGTGCGGTGTCATCGAGAAGCTGAAAGGCGGCGAGGTGACGCCACTCGATCTCTTGGACGTGCTAGAAAGACGGATTGCCGAGATCGACGGCAAAGTCAACGCGTTGCCGATCTTGTGTTTCGATCGCGCGCGCGAGCACGCCATGGCGCTGATGAAACGGGCCGTCGCGGAGCGCGGCCTTCTGGCGGGGCTGCCGGTGCCGATCAAGGATCTCACCGACGTCGCTGGCGTGCGCAACACTTTGGGTTCACCGATCTTCAAGAATAACGTCCCGGCCCGCTCGGACATCCTGGTCGAGCGACTGGAGGAGAACGGTGGCGTGGTCTACGCCAAATCGAACACCCCGGAATTCGGCGCTGGCGCCAACACCTTCAACGAGGTGTTCGGCGCAACGCTCAATCCGTGGGATACGTCGCGCTCCGCCGCCGGTTCTTCGGGCGGCGCGGCGGTCGCGCTGGCCACCGGTATGGCGTGGCTTGCCCATGGCTCGGACATGGGCGGCTCGACGCGCAATCCGGCGAGCTTTTGCAGCGTGGTGGGGCTGCGGACCAGTATCGGTCGGGTTGCTCATACACCCAAATTCAAAGTCGACCGGAACCTCGGCTTGCCGGGACCGATGGCGCGCAATGTCGAAGATCTCGCGCTGCTGTTGGATGCGATGAGCGGCGAACACCCCGCTGACCCGCTCTCGCTGCCGAAGCTGCCCCATTCCTTCTTATCGGCCGCACGCTCAGGGAAAGGACCAAAGCGCGTGGCCTATTCGCCCGACCTCGGCATCACGCCGGTGGATCCGCAGGTGGCTGCGATCACTCGCAAAGCCGCTGCGCGATTTGCGGAAGGGGGTGCAATCGTCGAAGAAGCCCATCCCGATTTTCGCGAGGCACACGAGTGCTTCCATGTGTTGCGCGCCTTTGACTTCGCGGTCAGCAAGGCAGCGCTGTTGCGCAAGCATCGCGAGCTGCTGAAACCCGAGATCATCTGGAACATCGAAGAAGGGCTGAAACTCACCGTGGAGCAGATCGAGCGCGCTGAAACCCAGCGCACTGCCATGACAGAACGCGCGCTGGAGTTTTTCAAAACCTACGATCTGCTGTTGACGCCCGCGACAATCGTCGAACCTTTCCCGGTGCAAGAGCGCTATGTCACCGAATGCGCCGGCAAGAGGTTCGACAACTACGTGGAATGGCTCGCCATCGCCTACGCGATCACGCTGGCCTGCTGCCCGGCGCTGTCACTGCCGTGCGGCTTCACCAGCTCCGGCTTGCCGGTCGGATTGCAAATGGTGGCCGCACCACGCGGCGAGGCTCAGCTGCTCGCTGGCGCCAAAATGCTCGAGGATATTCTAGGCTTGCGTGATGCCACGCCGATCGAGCCGCGGGAACCAAGGTAG
- a CDS encoding 3-hydroxyacyl-CoA dehydrogenase NAD-binding domain-containing protein translates to MAERNDTIAVLGCGLIGQRWPVLFSAYGYDVVGWDSTPEPLSVMQESIARCRDQIRIASASRLKEGVRDME, encoded by the coding sequence ATGGCCGAACGCAACGACACAATTGCGGTTTTGGGTTGCGGGCTCATTGGCCAGAGGTGGCCGGTCCTGTTTTCTGCGTACGGTTATGATGTCGTCGGCTGGGACTCTACGCCCGAGCCGCTTTCGGTCATGCAAGAATCGATTGCTCGGTGTCGTGATCAGATTCGCATCGCGTCAGCGTCCCGTTTGAAGGAGGGCGTCAGGGACATGGAATGA
- a CDS encoding acetamidase/formamidase family protein, with protein MQRLSKEKAVVIDFGAHLKPQLQVEPGESFVVETLDNFWDLLGDAGSVPDLKHPRIRAQQYPRVNPVAGPVYLNGAEPGDTIVVNLEKIDVRDWGWTGTVQGMGRLTGLSYLADIDVDFSTVISHVPGPSGTLADGTAVMNVGREVRWPLAPFLGTILTAPERGIENTLKSQGPWGGNIDVRDVCAGSRIYMNSAHPGGLLFFGDVHASQGDSELTGNANETAAEVTASMRLLKGRSVPGVIRIEKPHSLIQVDSARNSGSSERAITNCFVNMIRWLVDDFGMSKREAYLHMSANSLVRVNVYQATGTTFVCGVEFPKQCL; from the coding sequence GTGCAGAGATTATCTAAAGAAAAAGCCGTCGTTATCGACTTTGGAGCTCACCTGAAGCCGCAGTTGCAGGTCGAGCCTGGCGAGTCGTTCGTTGTAGAAACACTGGACAATTTCTGGGACTTGTTAGGCGATGCAGGCTCGGTCCCGGACCTCAAGCACCCGCGGATCAGGGCACAGCAGTATCCTCGCGTTAATCCCGTCGCTGGGCCCGTCTACCTGAATGGCGCCGAACCCGGCGACACAATCGTCGTGAACCTGGAAAAGATCGATGTGCGCGACTGGGGATGGACTGGCACGGTGCAGGGCATGGGCCGCCTGACGGGATTAAGCTATCTAGCCGATATCGATGTCGATTTCTCAACGGTTATCAGCCATGTGCCAGGACCTTCCGGCACGCTTGCTGACGGCACGGCCGTGATGAATGTAGGGAGAGAGGTTCGCTGGCCTCTTGCGCCCTTTCTGGGTACGATCCTCACTGCACCGGAACGGGGAATTGAGAATACCCTGAAGTCGCAGGGGCCGTGGGGTGGCAATATCGACGTCCGCGATGTCTGTGCGGGAAGCAGGATTTATATGAATTCAGCTCACCCTGGCGGGCTGCTATTCTTCGGAGACGTGCATGCCTCCCAAGGCGACTCCGAACTGACGGGTAATGCCAATGAAACTGCTGCTGAGGTGACGGCCTCGATGAGGCTCCTGAAAGGCAGATCGGTCCCGGGAGTAATCAGGATCGAAAAACCTCACTCTCTGATCCAGGTTGACTCGGCCCGAAACTCGGGAAGTTCCGAACGCGCAATCACCAACTGCTTCGTGAATATGATTCGGTGGTTGGTCGATGACTTCGGGATGAGCAAGCGGGAAGCCTATCTACATATGTCGGCCAATTCACTTGTCCGGGTGAATGTGTACCAAGCGACCGGCACTACTTTCGTCTGCGGCGTCGAATTTCCCAAACAATGTCTATGA
- a CDS encoding Lrp/AsnC family transcriptional regulator produces the protein MKYDRIDARILEIVQKNNRLTSDVIGEMAGLSATACQRRLKRLRSERIIEADVSIVSARAVGRPIQMLVLVSLERERSDIIDKFKKAIKWSTEVVNGFYVTGDADFVLYITARTMEDYEQFTRRFFYENSDIKGFKTMVIMDRVKTGFAIPIEAPSDD, from the coding sequence ATGAAATACGACCGGATAGACGCCAGGATCCTCGAGATCGTGCAGAAGAATAACCGTCTGACTTCCGATGTAATCGGCGAAATGGCCGGGCTTTCTGCTACCGCGTGTCAACGGCGGCTGAAGAGACTTCGCTCGGAGCGAATCATTGAAGCCGATGTCTCGATCGTTTCGGCGAGGGCGGTCGGAAGGCCTATTCAGATGCTTGTGCTGGTGAGCCTAGAGCGAGAGCGTTCAGACATCATCGACAAGTTCAAGAAGGCCATCAAATGGTCAACTGAGGTCGTCAATGGATTCTACGTCACTGGCGACGCTGATTTCGTCCTCTACATTACTGCCCGTACCATGGAGGATTATGAGCAGTTCACGCGGCGATTCTTTTATGAGAACTCGGACATCAAGGGGTTTAAGACCATGGTCATAATGGACCGTGTGAAAACGGGCTTTGCCATTCCCATTGAGGCTCCGTCCGATGATTGA
- a CDS encoding NAD-dependent succinate-semialdehyde dehydrogenase codes for MAFQTTRQKSPHPVGLATRCLQNLRRRDFLAGGALVDGHWVTGGERDLVIDPATGEEIADVARCAAAEMEVAIAAAERSFPAWRELLPARRGAILRSWASLMLEHAEELAILVTSEQGKPLAEARHEIAYGAGFLEWFAAEGERAYGETIPSHKVGSLLQVRMQPIGVAAAITPWNFPVAMITRKAGAALAAGCPIIVKPAPETPLSALALARLAEEAGFPPGVFQVLVGNPIELSAPLLKDRRIRALSFTGSTEVGRLLLEGAAESIKKVSLELGGHAPFLVFDDVDLEKAVKGAMAAKFATSGQDCLAANRIYVQRSIYSGFVDAFAAAMGQLKVGHGLEPATDIGPMTKLSVANKCRSHIDDAIKKGARAVSAKPGVSLGANFVAPTLLSEVTEDMLIAREETFGPVAAILPFDSEEEVIARANANEMGLAGYIYTDSLRRAMRLSEQIECGMLGINTASFTGPPIPFGGWKQSGLGREGSRHGLAEYMELKYVCFGDLAA; via the coding sequence ATGGCGTTTCAAACGACTCGGCAAAAAAGTCCGCACCCGGTCGGTCTTGCTACCAGGTGCCTGCAAAACCTGCGCCGTCGCGATTTTCTCGCGGGCGGGGCGCTCGTCGACGGCCACTGGGTGACCGGCGGAGAGCGAGACCTTGTGATCGATCCCGCAACTGGGGAGGAGATCGCGGATGTTGCTCGTTGCGCCGCCGCAGAGATGGAAGTGGCGATCGCCGCAGCTGAGCGGTCCTTTCCGGCTTGGCGAGAATTATTGCCAGCAAGGAGAGGGGCGATCCTTAGGTCTTGGGCCTCATTGATGCTCGAGCACGCGGAAGAGCTCGCCATCCTGGTAACGAGCGAACAGGGCAAGCCCCTCGCCGAGGCGCGCCACGAAATCGCGTACGGTGCTGGCTTTCTTGAGTGGTTCGCAGCAGAGGGGGAGCGCGCATACGGAGAGACGATCCCAAGCCACAAGGTTGGAAGTCTGCTTCAAGTGCGAATGCAGCCAATAGGTGTCGCCGCGGCGATCACGCCGTGGAATTTCCCTGTCGCCATGATTACACGAAAGGCAGGGGCGGCTCTTGCTGCCGGTTGTCCGATCATCGTGAAGCCTGCTCCCGAAACTCCACTGTCTGCGCTCGCTCTTGCCAGGCTGGCCGAGGAGGCCGGGTTCCCGCCCGGCGTGTTTCAAGTGCTCGTCGGTAATCCGATCGAGCTTTCGGCGCCATTGCTGAAGGACAGAAGAATACGCGCTCTTTCGTTTACGGGTTCTACGGAGGTCGGTCGTCTGCTTCTTGAGGGGGCAGCCGAGAGCATCAAGAAGGTGTCGCTAGAGTTGGGCGGTCATGCCCCTTTTCTGGTCTTCGACGACGTCGATCTTGAGAAAGCCGTCAAGGGCGCGATGGCAGCAAAGTTTGCTACGTCTGGTCAGGATTGTTTGGCTGCTAACCGCATCTACGTGCAAAGAAGCATCTATAGCGGCTTCGTTGACGCGTTTGCTGCGGCGATGGGCCAACTCAAAGTCGGGCATGGTCTGGAGCCTGCAACGGATATCGGGCCAATGACCAAGTTATCGGTCGCAAATAAATGCAGGTCCCACATCGATGATGCGATCAAGAAGGGAGCTCGAGCCGTCTCGGCGAAGCCGGGCGTAAGCTTGGGTGCCAACTTCGTTGCTCCGACGCTGCTTAGCGAGGTCACTGAGGACATGCTCATCGCTCGCGAGGAAACCTTCGGCCCTGTCGCAGCTATACTTCCCTTCGATTCTGAAGAGGAGGTCATCGCCCGAGCTAACGCTAACGAAATGGGGCTGGCTGGGTACATCTACACGGACAGCCTACGTCGGGCGATGCGACTTTCTGAGCAAATCGAGTGCGGCATGCTCGGTATCAATACAGCTTCATTCACCGGGCCGCCCATTCCGTTCGGGGGTTGGAAGCAATCTGGGCTCGGTCGCGAAGGGTCGCGACACGGCTTGGCGGAATACATGGAACTAAAATACGTTTGCTTCGGCGATCTGGCGGCCTAG
- a CDS encoding aminotransferase has product MIDIKTIAERDRSSVLHPFTQLKDFATGKIGDPTIVTGGKGICIKDAEGRSYIDGFAGLYCVNIGYGRTEVAEAIARQAYSLAYYHTYAAHTTEELATLSDRLVRMAPGKPSKVFFGLSGSDANETQAKLVWYYNNLRGQPKKKKIISRERGYHGCSVISGSMTGMSFYHDHMDLPFPGILHTGAPHHYWGAEPGETEEDFSRRRAAELEELIVREGPETIGAFIAEPVLGTGGITPPPAGYWREVQAVLSRYDVLLIADEVICGFGRTGADFGSTLYGIKPDLVTVAKGLTSGYMPLSGAIVGERVYRVMEEAADRVGAFSHGYTYSGHPIAAAAANAVLDIVEKERLTDRARTVGAHFQKRLIERFSQLEIVGEVRGVGLLGAIEYVSDRQSKRRFDPELKVGARISKAARDRGLIARAMPHGDILGFAPPLVVSEAEIDEIVDLAYQATKQVMDELAKESAIS; this is encoded by the coding sequence ATGATCGACATCAAGACCATTGCTGAACGGGATCGCTCGAGTGTTCTCCATCCTTTCACTCAGCTCAAGGATTTCGCCACTGGTAAGATCGGTGACCCGACGATCGTTACGGGCGGAAAAGGCATTTGTATCAAGGACGCAGAGGGACGCAGTTACATCGACGGCTTCGCCGGCCTTTATTGTGTAAACATCGGCTACGGCCGTACGGAGGTAGCCGAAGCCATCGCGCGTCAGGCATACAGCTTGGCATACTACCACACATATGCGGCGCACACGACCGAAGAGCTGGCCACGCTCTCGGATCGTCTCGTGCGAATGGCGCCTGGTAAGCCAAGCAAAGTGTTCTTCGGCCTATCCGGGTCAGATGCCAACGAGACTCAAGCAAAGCTCGTCTGGTATTACAACAATTTACGTGGTCAGCCTAAGAAGAAAAAGATCATCTCGCGCGAGCGCGGCTATCATGGCTGCTCGGTGATTTCCGGTTCGATGACTGGGATGTCATTCTACCACGATCACATGGACCTTCCTTTCCCGGGCATTTTGCACACAGGCGCACCGCATCACTATTGGGGCGCTGAGCCAGGCGAGACGGAAGAGGACTTTTCTCGCCGGCGTGCCGCCGAGCTCGAAGAGCTAATCGTGCGAGAGGGTCCGGAAACAATCGGTGCTTTCATTGCTGAGCCGGTGCTAGGCACCGGTGGCATTACGCCGCCGCCGGCGGGTTATTGGCGTGAAGTTCAGGCCGTACTAAGTCGCTATGATGTCCTTCTGATTGCCGATGAGGTAATTTGTGGATTCGGTCGGACCGGCGCGGACTTCGGAAGCACGCTGTACGGGATAAAGCCGGATCTTGTGACAGTCGCCAAAGGGCTGACATCCGGCTACATGCCGCTCTCGGGAGCCATCGTTGGTGAGAGAGTTTACAGGGTGATGGAGGAGGCTGCCGATCGCGTCGGCGCGTTCTCGCATGGATATACCTATTCGGGCCATCCGATTGCGGCAGCCGCAGCTAATGCCGTTCTCGATATAGTCGAGAAGGAACGGCTGACCGACCGGGCCAGAACAGTCGGTGCGCACTTTCAGAAGCGACTCATAGAACGGTTTTCGCAACTGGAAATCGTCGGAGAAGTTCGCGGCGTGGGCTTACTCGGCGCAATCGAATATGTTTCGGATCGCCAGTCGAAACGGCGATTTGATCCGGAGCTGAAGGTCGGCGCCCGCATCTCGAAAGCTGCTCGTGATCGCGGGCTTATTGCACGAGCGATGCCGCATGGAGACATTCTCGGTTTTGCTCCGCCTCTCGTTGTATCCGAAGCCGAGATTGATGAGATCGTTGACCTAGCATATCAAGCAACCAAACAAGTAATGGACGAACTCGCAAAGGAATCGGCAATCTCGTGA
- the tnpA gene encoding IS66-like element accessory protein TnpA, with amino-acid sequence MDSDRRSAQVERLQVVDTGRRRRWSEEEKLKIVVESFQGPRQVAATARRYGLSRSLLLRWRRSFHPEPKDATGTQFSFVPAKLVPDPEMTPDPINPVSSGAIEIEFAAGARMRITGVVDASTVKAAVAALTDGRTR; translated from the coding sequence ATGGACAGTGATAGGCGCAGCGCCCAAGTCGAGCGGCTTCAGGTGGTGGACACAGGCCGGCGACGGCGCTGGTCTGAGGAGGAGAAGCTCAAGATCGTTGTGGAGAGCTTTCAGGGTCCCCGCCAGGTCGCGGCAACGGCACGGCGATACGGCCTTTCGCGGTCGCTGCTGCTGCGATGGCGCCGGTCTTTTCATCCCGAGCCAAAGGATGCCACCGGCACACAATTTAGCTTCGTCCCAGCGAAGTTGGTCCCGGATCCGGAGATGACGCCTGATCCGATCAATCCAGTGAGCAGCGGCGCGATTGAGATCGAGTTTGCTGCTGGGGCTCGCATGCGGATTACGGGCGTGGTCGACGCGTCAACGGTGAAGGCTGCTGTCGCGGCCTTGACGGATGGACGAACGCGATGA